The DNA region ATCCTTGAGGCCTGACATACCAATTCCTTTGGCTTTTGTCAGCGTCAGGGCAAGAGAACCCGCCATATCACTTAATTCATATTTCCCATTTTCACCAGACCTAATCGCTTTATCAAATACCGCAGGCAGGTCCTCCATCTTAATGTCAAAGTTTTTAACCGCTGCAATGGCGATGTCGGAAAGTGCTTTTGGATCTGCTCCTGATGCACTGGCGTAACGGGCTATGACAGGTAATGCAGTCATAACTTGATCTTCTTTCAGACCGCCAGCAAACAAGTTAGACATTGTGTTCTGCGCCGCCTCCGGAGTGCCGCCGCCTTTCCGCACAGCATTGCGAATAGCATCATTGATCTCTGGTACTTTCTTCAGGCGTTCCGGGGCAGAGAGATTGTTATACGCCGTATTTGCAATCTCCAGGTTACGGCTTTCATAAGCCATCTGCCGCTGTACCGGGTCTTTAATAATCATACCCGCAGCGGTCAAACCACCCGCAACAGCCGCCACCGTTGAGCCTGCGGCCTTCATGCGCTGCATGCGCGTCATGGAGTCATTAACGCCGACCAGTTCGGTACGCAGGTTTTTTACACGGTCTGTCATGGCACGAAATGCACGGCTCTGCTCGTTGGCTGACAGCATACCTGTGCGGGTCAGGCGGTTATATGCCGCCATGGTCTGCTGAATTTCCCGCTGGATCTCACGCTCGGAACGAATGCCCAGCGTAGACCGGGCCGAACTGGCGCGGCGGTACTCATCCTGCAGGGTACGGGAAGCTCGAATCGCGCTGGTGGTGTTCTGCTGCCGGGATTTTGCCAGTTCATCATCTGCTTTTTGCGCCGCTCTGGTATCGCGGGTGATGCTTTGCAGCGCCTGTTTCAGAACCTTAGAGCCAGTATCGCGGGCAAGCAGCTGCAGCGCCAGTTGTAGATTACGCGCCATGGATTATCTCCGTTTACCGCCTTTTTTCCGGCGTTGCGATTTGAATGAGCGGGTGGTGCGGGTGGTGGTTTGCCCGGTTTTATGTCCATGTAACCGGGCAAGCGCATCGGTGTAACCGTCGAGTTCCGTGCGGGTCATTCCGCCGATTTGCTGCTCGCTGATGCCGTACCGTCCGAGGGCGAGGACGAGGGTTCGGTAACCGCTGAGCTGCTGTTCGAATCCATCCGCTTTTTTTTAATGGCTTCAATCTGCGCATCAATAATGTCGAAATCGTCATCATTGAGTTCATCCAGCAACAGCTCCGGGGTGATAGCCTCTTTCGGCAAATCACCGAGCGCCGTTATGGCCTGCGCCATGACAGCGACGCGGTAATACATTCCGGCTGCAGCACCTTCCGTGGTGCCACAGGCCTCATCCGTGAGGCGCAGTGCTTCGATGGTATCCCTGACCACCGGTATACGCACCATAAAGTCCGTATGTACTTTGTCGCCGACCTTAACGCCGTACAGCAATGCGTGCTTTTCCATTTACTCCTCCACGCGGCGCAGCGAATTCATGGTGATATCACGCTTCGCTTCGTTATCCACGGTGTACTGCGCACCCACCTGCGTGCTGAAACAGTCCAGGTACGATACCCGCTTACCGCTGCTGTTGAGCGGGTACTGCGTGATTTTCGCGCCTTCGATTGCGCCCCAGTCGAGATCGCCGGACTCAGGGATAACCACGGTGACGGTCAGCTGGATCTCTTCGATGCCACGGGAAAAGCCTTTTGCCCGCCCGGTTTTGTTCATCGTTTTGACCAGCTTACGTCCGGTGGTCACATCTTCCTTGAGGTCAGTGACTTCGATTTCCTGACCGTCAACTTCCATGACGATTGCGCCAACATATTCTTCAAGTGCCATTCTGTATCACTCCTTACAGCAGCAGGTCGATGCGACCGGCGAAGACGTGGAGACCATTCACCACATCAGACGGGATGCGGGCATTCAGCTGGTTCACGTCCTGTGAATCGCGCTCGACGATAAGACCGTCTTTATTGGCATCAACTTCTTCGATGATCTCCAGCTCTTCCAGCTTATAGAGCACATCCAGCAGCTCACTGCGCACCTTGGGAGGCGTCCTTGCGCTGAGCTTGTCGCGAGGGAAGCGCAATGCAATGCGCTCACGGCAGGCCTTGCGTACATAATCCAGCGTGCGGATGGTGGTGATATCCAGCAGCGCCACATCGTCCACGCCCTGGGCGTTTCTGGTGTAGGTGCTGATGGCACGCACGATCTGCACTTTATCTCCGGGGCCAATCTCAAACGGGGTAAGGCCGTTATGTAGGGCACTTTCCTGTTCAGTGCGTCCCGGTCGGCTTTCCAGTGCGGTGACGTCCAGCGTGCTCATGGCCAGCGTATTCAGCGGACGGGCCGGGTCTTCTTCGCTGGCGATGACGGCTGCATAAGCTGCCGCAATCTGCGCCGGTGTTTTCACCGAACCGTTGTGCCAGCCCAGGGTGATGCGCCCCTCATTCAGGGATTCCGCGAGAGCAATACCGGTGGAGAGCGATTTACGCCAGCCCCCGACACCAATCGCGCCACGCTGTTCCATTGCATTACTGACATTGGTCAGATGGTTACGCAGCACCGTCATTGCATCCTGCGTGGCGAATGGGCAGACCACGATGTTATGACCTGCCGTAAACGCAGCGGCCAGCGCCGGTGCGATATCCGGATCAACATTCCCGCTGCTCATTGCCGTGGTGGCTGCGGTCACACCGGGTGCGGTGACACTGGCCGATAATGCAATGTCATTGCCGATGGTACCTTTGTGGCGACTCGTCAGCGTGACCACACCATCTGCCGCCTCCGCAGTGACGGGAAGCCCGTCTTTCTGGGTAATCAGCCCGACAAGCGCTGTGGCAATGGCCGCTGCAGTATCAGCAGCGGAAATACCCACATCAATACGGGTGCCGTTGATGATGACGCTCAGCGTACCGTTGCCGGAGGCCGGGCCAGTAATGGTGACTTTGCCCGTTGCGGATGTCGCTGTGGCTGCATCCGCGACCCCAATCATCTGCAACTGCAGGTAGGGATTGGCTCCGATTGCATCTGTCGCCATCAGGTGTCCCAGTGAGCCACGGCCAAAGTACGTTGCCGCCTGATCATCAGAGAAAATATCCTGGATGGTCAGCGGTGCGGCTGTGCCACTGCCGAGCATCTGCACCACCATCAGCACCTTCTGGGTGTTACCCGGCAGGGTGCGCACCGCAAGGCGCGTGTTGAATTCAATGTACTGCCCTGGCTTACGGTTTGAGCCGATGGTGTCAAAACTGATATTAGGACTGGACACTGCTCACCTCCGTGGTGACTGTCGGCGCTTTGGCCTTGTTTTTACCGGTGGCCGTCACCTCAATAAGATCTCCGGCCATCAGCTGACGCTGGTAGTAGGCGGAGTTATCCACCTCCAGGGGGGCCGCGTCGGTGATATAGCGGCGCGGGTTATCTTCGCGCGGCACCTTCAACCCCGGAGCGGCTGTAACGTTAATCTTGCTCATGGTTAATCATGTCCTCAGCTGCATTATCTTTGTCCGGCTTTTTCAGGTCATAACTCAGTCGCGTACTCAGCCACTGAGGATCGTCCTCTGAGGTCGTACCGCCGTAGTCGCGAAAGAGACTGTCCGGATGGCCATCAGGTGCATTCGTCAGCGGGAATTTCCCGTTCTCCAGTGAGGACTCAATCCATTTGGTGTCGAACTCACAGGCAAAAACGGACAATGCCTGGCGCTCAACCTCCGTGTTGAAGAGCGTGCGCACACGACCTGGCTGTAACGGTGCAATCCGTATACCTGTATCAGCCATATCCTGGCCGGAGAGCAGACGACGCACGGCTTCAACCATCCGGTATGTTCCGACTTCACTCTCATTCACGCCCCCTGTACGGGCAGCTTCCTCGCTGCGAACATTGCGTTCACCGACAATCACAGCAAAACGCCCGTGGGTGACGAACTTCTGCTTTGATGTGCTGTAAGGCTCAGTTTTTTGCACACCGCCAAATGTCACCCAGATGGCGGGCAACTGGCGCAGTACCTCTGCAGGTTCGCCATCCATTTCACCCCCATACGAGCGAACATGTCTGGCCATACGGCCCATCCCTGCCTGCAGTCGGTCGACGATGGCGCGTTCAATATCGGCGATCACCATCAGAAACCGCCTCCACGAGTCTGGTCACGACCAAAGACGCGGCCACCTGATACCACCCGTGCTCCGGTGCCACTTTTCACCACATCCCCGCTGGCTGTACGCCCCAGGTTGATTTTGCCGCCTGCAATTTTCTCCAGATAGCGGATGGTGTCCTCATACCGCTCCCGGATTTCGACCGTCATCTGGGTATCAGAACCGCACAGCAGATAACGGGCGATATTGCAGCAGCGGATGACCAGAACACGGGGTTCATCCGCCCATGGCACCGGGTAACGGCCGCAGAGATAACCGTCAATTTCAGCGCTGGCCTGTTCAAGGGCACCATTCAGCACGTCATCATTGATAGTCCCGGTATAGTTGCGGTCAGTAAGTGAAATACACTCGCGCTCACCAAACGCCCGTACCATGTCCTCGCGGTTCGCATACATGGCTTACCCCTTTTTCTTGCCCGCAGAGACGGTCTCGTCAGAGGTCGCGTTATCATTCACACTGTCTGACGCTGGCCCGGCATCTGAAACAGGCGCGGGGGCCGCATCCAGTTTCACCTGCAGAGCATCACGCTCGGCGGTGATCGCCGTGATGGTGCAGTTGGCTGCATCAAGTTGCTGTTTAAACGACTCAATATCTTTGTTGAGCTGGATATTCCCGGTCTCCAGCTCACTGACGCGCGACTGCAGGGCATCCCGTTCTGCGGTCAGCTGAATGGTGCCGGAAGTATCCTGCTCCGGAACGTCTGGCACCCGCACCACGATGAGGTTGGGATCGCTTTCCAGCACGGCGAGTTCTTTCGCCGTGAACTGGTCATCCGGCCAGGTGCGACCGGCGGCGCTGTGGGCGATACCGAGACGGCGGAAACCGTCACGGCGGGCTGTGATTTGAATAGGCATTATGCATCCACCCCTGTTGAGCCATACGCCATCTGCCAGAAACCGTAGCCACCGTTGGCGCGGGCTTCTGCACCGAAGATGAATTTCTTGCGCATGAAGACGTTGTCGGCGGTGTAGTCGGTCTGCTCGACAAAGACCGGCTTTTTACGCTCCTGATAAACCAGCGGTTTCACCGGTTTGCTGGTATCCAGCAGGAACCAGGCGGTGTCAGAGGTCAGTTCCGGCACGACCAGCACTTCCGCCGTCCCCTTGTACGGGTTCGAGGTGTTGTCCGGTAAGCGTTCAGCTGTCATGAGGTAATTCGCGTCATCTTCCAGCGCGGGCGGGACGACCAGAATAGTCGGGCGAATTTTCAGCGACGCGCCTTCATCATCCTTGAGACTGCGCATGGCAACTCTTGCCGCACCGTAACTGGCCTTGGCTGCGGCAAGTGACGTCACGCTCAACTTCTTCGTGCCTTTATTGGACACAGACTGCCCGCCAACGAGGTGATCGGTATCAAAGAAGGGCTGACCGTCATAACAGAGGTTTACGAAGCCGCCACTCAGCAGGGCAAACACGATATCTGATGGCAGCTCTGCCGCAGACTGACCCGCCGATTTGGCCTGCAGGCCATACCCCATAATCTGGTCGTCTTCAATATCGTTGCGATCAACTTCAACCGTCGCTTCCCAGTCCTTGTTGCGAATGGTGTAGTTGAACGCGGCCAGTGATTTGACCACTTTATCGCCAATCCACTCGCGCATTTTCGGGAAACGGCTCAGCCAGCTATAGTCGTTTTCCTTTCCGGTGGACGGCACCAGCATGGCCACCTTTTTCCAGTCCGAAGGGGTCTGATCGAACGCCCCCTGGAAGGTGGCTTTCAGATTAATGAAAATCTGACGTACATTTTTTACGTTAATTAACACGGTCTTCTCCTTTAAATCAGAACCCAGACGCCATCACCTTCAAGACCCAGCACCTTGCCAGCCACAGGGCGGGCATTGGTATCGCTGGTTTTCGCCACGGTCTGGCTGTCCACCACATAGCAATCCCTGCCAACCTGCGCCTGCGTCACCGCGTCAGCAGTGCTGTTTGCAAGAAACCAGGCTTTACCACGGCGTACCAGCACACTGGCATCGCCTGCCAGACCGGCGCTGTTATCCACCCATCCATCGCAGATACCCAGCGTCACGTTGGCGGCTGTCGCACTCCCCGGCACGGCAAAACCGGCAGCGTTGGCTGACACAATGTGCCCGCCGAAATGTTCAGTCGCCGCAGCGACCGGGACGGCAAACAGCTGGCCGTCGCGATAAGGTGTTTGACGATCCATTACGGGCTCCTTTATTTGGTGTATTTCGCCACTTCGTCCGGGTCATTACCGAACATCGAGCAAATGGCCGGGTCGATAGCGTCATCGTCTGTCTCGTTCTGACGTGGTGGCAGTCCTGCCGGGGGCAGGCCCAGCGTCTGACTGGTGGTCAGGGCGGCAATCTTCGGCGCTTTCTCAATAAACGCTTTCAGGCTGGCCGGGTTGGAGCTGGCCAGGGATTCCGCCCATGCCTGCTGCGCCGGTAACAAACGGCCATCACTGAGCGCAACGGTAATCAGCGCATTCGCTTCCTGCGTGGCCAGTGCCGCCGTGTTCGGGGCGCTGGCGCGTTCCGCTGCCTGCTGAACGGCTGCGTTCATGGTTTCCACTGACACGAACTTCGCCGGGTCTGGGGTGGCAACCTGTGCCGTGAGGGTGGCAATGGTCTGTGTGTTCTGGTTCAGAATATCCAGCAGACTGACGGAGGCAGCGGCTGTACCTTTCCCTTCGGAGAGCTGGTCAATGAGCTTGTTCAGCTCGGCAATAATGTCCTCCTGGGTGGCAGTAATCGGAAGATTCAGCATCCAGCGCAGACGTTCGAGAAGTTCATCCATTTCGGTATTACCCTCAGTGGTCAGATGGGTGCTCATCAGGGAGGCGGCGGCGAGTAACACTTCCTCCATCCCGTCAAGAGCCGGAGTATTGGTCAGGGCGGCATTAAGGATCTCCAGCACCTGACCGGTTTTGTCATAGGAAAAAACGGGGGAAATAAAACGATACTCTCCGGCCTCCACCATCGCGGCAGCGGTGGCTGTCCATTCCACGTCGACGGCAAAGAGACCTTCGCCATCACGCCACTCCAGCTTTTTGAAAAATGCGGAAGCCGGTGCAGGCTGACCATTTTTGGCCGCGCGAAGCGTCTGGTGCTCGTAGTCCAGAACATACGGGGTGTCACGCGCGTCAGCTGCAGCAATCAGACGCTCAGCTATCTCCCGCGTCATGAGCCACGTCGCGCATTCGGTCGGTCTACCGTCACGGGCACGGAACTCTCCAGCCGGAAACAGCTGGATGACGCCTGGCGTGGCGGTATTGATTTCCTGGGTGAGTGAAGCAATGAGTGTCTTTTTCATGGTGCCGACGATACGGCACCCGTGAGGTGTGGATCAGATGAAGGGGTTCAGTGGATTTGCCACCTGGCCGGATGATAATGAAGGGAATTAATGAGAGTAGCGGCGCATCAGACGCCAGGGCTTTTTAAACCGCTTTTAAAAACGCGTAAACACGGTTGAGGCGAATCACTCTACCACAATCGTATTGAACGCGTCAGGGAGGCTTACAGCGCGAATCTGCCCTCAGTCAAAAATCAGTTTAAGATACTGCTCAGCGGTATTCTCCATGCGCTCCACATCGTCCTCGGTCAGATGCAGAAACGGACGGGCGGGCATCTTAATTTTATATGCCCCGATGGTGTTCCACTGCTCGAAGTTAGCCCGTGATTTTTTTGCAAAGCGATTGTTCAGCGAACCATCTTTGTTCTGTCGGTAATACGCTTTCTGGCTGCGGGCGGCAATACTGATTTCGCCACCCTCCTGGTGGATAGGGGCATATTTAACATTGGTGCCGACCGTTGCCTCATCATTGGTGCTGTACTGCGTGATGCTGGCGGCCAGCCGCCCCGACTTCTGCAGAATTTTACCGCCATGCCGCTTGCGGGCATAGGCAGGGCTCCATCCCATCCACGCAGGCCGCCCCTGCTGCGCAAAGTTTTCCTCGACCGCATCACCCATGGCGGCGGCCATCTCGCGCATCAGCGGTTCGCGGTGCTCCAGCTTTTTAATCAGATCGCCGAGCGACCGCTCAAAGTCACCGATATCGTACTGAATGGCATAACTCATGGCATCTGCTCCAGCAGCTGCGTCGCGCGGTCTGACAAAATATCGTCCGCTTTGACCGTGGCACCACCATTAACCAGCGACAACCGCCACCCATCAACGGCAGGAATTCCCCGTACCGCACGGGTGGCATTCTGCCCGGCCAGCAGCCACACCAGTGACTCATCATCCAGCCAGACACCGGCAGGCTGACGCAACAGTGACGGAAGCTCTGACCACATCGGCCCCGGAGACTGCCGCACATCCTCTTCATGAATACTGAGCGTCACAGGATGACTGACGCCATGCTCTTCAAGGCGGTTCAGTAATGCAGGCGGAACGCCGCCGACGCGTTTCAGGTCGCCACGGGAATTCTCCCGCACGCTGACCGCATCCACCCAGCGGCGAACGTCATCGCTGACGGCATCAAGAACCGCCGGTTCAGACAATGTTTCCTGAATAGCCTGTGCGGCAATACGTGGCGTGGTCGTGGCGGATTTGTCCATCAGACGCTGACCGAGGGAGGACAACCAGCCCTGGCCGGGGTTGTGGCCGAAGCCCGCATCGGGCGTGTAAAGCTCACCGTTAAAGCGAAGCGCCTGCACTTCGCGGGTATCGTTCGGCCCCCATGCCTGCTGTACGGTGACAATATCCTGCGACCAGGATTTCACCTCTATACCCAGCCTGTCGGCATCGGCCTGTGTCCGGGCACGTATGCGGCAGCGGCAGTGATAACCATCCGGCGGATACATAAACTGCCAGACCGGATCATCATAGCGGGCAGTAAAACCATTGAGCGCGGCGTGACGTGGACGTGTGCGCATGTCCATCACGGCCACGCGCTCCCAGATGGGGCGGAATTCCGCATTCGCCATCTGTTCGGCGTACCGGCCTGCACCGTAAGCAGCCTGCATGTTGGTTTCGAAGATGGTACGCAGGCGGCGGGGTGTCAGTTGTTTACCCTCCAGCACGCCATCCTCATCCGCCACCAGTTTAGCGCGGTCGGCCAGCCACCCCTTACGGGCCAGCACCGGCGTAAGCTGGCGTTCAAAATCCCGCAGTGTGCCGCCGTTGCTGATGTGGTCTCGCATCGCCTGATGCACATCTTCCAGCACATCCTGTTTGAGCACGCCTGCCACCGTGAACGCCGTTGCATGAGCGCGCGCTTCCACATCGTGCCAGTTAAAGCCGGTGGTGTAGCCCTTTGACTCGAAATAGGCAATCGCCTCTTCCGGCTTAAGACCGATGGCATAGCCCAGATCAACATCAGCTGTCGGCATTGAGTCGTCCCCATACCTCGCTGACAAACAGCGCCTGGCTAATCAGTTGCTGCAGGTGCGCGTCATCAAGCTGCGGGTAGCTGGCGGCGATAATATCCAGCGCCTCATCCGGGGTCTGTCCCTGCTGCAGCGCAGCCACCAGAGGCGCAATCAGCTTCTCCATCGCCTGGCTGATAGCGGCTCCGGGACTGCTGGCATTATCCAGTGCATCCTGTGCCGGGTCAGTGATTTCACCCGTGGTGCTGAGTGCCGTGAAATGCCGGAATACCGGCGCATGACTCAGCGCCACAGGTGCCATCGGGGAAGATGGTGCTGTCGGGGTCAGTACTTCCTCGTTATCTTTCGGCTCCGGAATGCCCACTTTCTTGCGTACCCAGGACACAGGAATGCTGTTCATCCCGGCCTGAACCAGGGTGGAGACACCGGTTGCAAAGGTCTCAATGCTCTCCAGTTCACGGGTATCGAACACCAGACGAGGCTGGCGGCGCGTGCTGACGTCATAGCCATTGATGGCGAGCAACATCCGGATCACGCCCCGGTAAAAGCCTTCAATCTGTTTCGCATCGGCGGTCAGCAGGTCATGGCGCACCTCGTTATGTACGTTACCCAGCGCGTTGGTTGATGTTTTACCATCCGCCTGCGTGGTCAGCGTCCCCCCCAGAATGACTTTGGATACCGTGCGTTCCGCCCAGTTAATCATCGCCATAAACGGATCAGACTGTCCCTTCGCGGCTTCCTTGAATTCAATTCTGGTGCCTTCCGGAATAATGCCCGAAGCGTTATGGCCGATACTGACCAGCGCCTGCATCAGCCTGTCCTGCTCATCCTGTGAGGCACCCGACATATACGTACCGATTCGGGGAGGGAGACCGTAAATCTCCAGAAACTCCGCCATATCGCGGACACTGTAGTTTTTAAAGAGATACGGCCAGACCAGTACGCGATAGAGACCGGACTGCGCGATGTATCCCGATTTGGCGTTGTGGGTATGTACCAGCCAGCCGAACGGCCACAGTTCTTCCCCGTCCACGGAACCGGTGTTAAGGCGGATTTCATCCCCCGCTGCGGGTGTGGTACGGAACCAGCGATGCGGGCGCAGTTTGATTCTGGTGGGCAGCCAGACGTTGCCGTCACGTTCCCACTTCTCAATCTCCTGCGCTGCAAAACCATGTCCGATGGCCTCGGCAGCGTTCAGGGTAACGTCTTCCATCTCCGGCAGGTCAGCGAACCAGCTGCCCACCATGGCGGTCAGCTCTTTTTCTTCAGCAGTGGCGTTCGGTGGTGGCTCAATACTCCAGTCCAGCGTCAGCAGCGCGTTTTTTCGCTTGGCCATCTCGGAGAAAATGTGGCCGTCACGCTCTACCATATCTTCAAAAAGGTCAGCCTGTGCCGACAGGTCGCCCTGTTCGGCGGCTTCCAGAAGACGCGGCAGGCGTGCCAGCGTCATTCCGCGTGAGGGATGTGTCGGCCAGTCCCTTTGCAGTTCGAAGGTACGGGATGACTGAGGGGCTTTGAGCACCTCTTTATTTAGCGGGCGACCAAACTGATCGACTATCTGAACCATTCTTTACCATCCTCCGGATGAGCCGAACCTGTCACCGCGATGACCGTGGCGCGGGACAGCTTTAAAATCAAAATGACCAGCCCCTGATACGGCCAGCGCCCACAACATATGCAGGGCATCAGGCCCGTCATCATGGTCAGCTTTGGGAAAGTGCCGGAGCTGGTCAATAAGGGTGGTCT from Citrobacter amalonaticus Y19 includes:
- a CDS encoding phage tail sheath C-terminal domain-containing protein, producing MSSPNISFDTIGSNRKPGQYIEFNTRLAVRTLPGNTQKVLMVVQMLGSGTAAPLTIQDIFSDDQAATYFGRGSLGHLMATDAIGANPYLQLQMIGVADAATATSATGKVTITGPASGNGTLSVIINGTRIDVGISAADTAAAIATALVGLITQKDGLPVTAEAADGVVTLTSRHKGTIGNDIALSASVTAPGVTAATTAMSSGNVDPDIAPALAAAFTAGHNIVVCPFATQDAMTVLRNHLTNVSNAMEQRGAIGVGGWRKSLSTGIALAESLNEGRITLGWHNGSVKTPAQIAAAYAAVIASEEDPARPLNTLAMSTLDVTALESRPGRTEQESALHNGLTPFEIGPGDKVQIVRAISTYTRNAQGVDDVALLDITTIRTLDYVRKACRERIALRFPRDKLSARTPPKVRSELLDVLYKLEELEIIEEVDANKDGLIVERDSQDVNQLNARIPSDVVNGLHVFAGRIDLLL
- a CDS encoding DUF2635 domain-containing protein, encoding MSKINVTAAPGLKVPREDNPRRYITDAAPLEVDNSAYYQRQLMAGDLIEVTATGKNKAKAPTVTTEVSSVQS
- a CDS encoding DUF1834 family protein, producing MVIADIERAIVDRLQAGMGRMARHVRSYGGEMDGEPAEVLRQLPAIWVTFGGVQKTEPYSTSKQKFVTHGRFAVIVGERNVRSEEAARTGGVNESEVGTYRMVEAVRRLLSGQDMADTGIRIAPLQPGRVRTLFNTEVERQALSVFACEFDTKWIESSLENGKFPLTNAPDGHPDSLFRDYGGTTSEDDPQWLSTRLSYDLKKPDKDNAAEDMINHEQD
- a CDS encoding gp436 family protein: MYANREDMVRAFGERECISLTDRNYTGTINDDVLNGALEQASAEIDGYLCGRYPVPWADEPRVLVIRCCNIARYLLCGSDTQMTVEIRERYEDTIRYLEKIAGGKINLGRTASGDVVKSGTGARVVSGGRVFGRDQTRGGGF
- a CDS encoding HI1506-related protein, which translates into the protein MPIQITARRDGFRRLGIAHSAAGRTWPDDQFTAKELAVLESDPNLIVVRVPDVPEQDTSGTIQLTAERDALQSRVSELETGNIQLNKDIESFKQQLDAANCTITAITAERDALQVKLDAAPAPVSDAGPASDSVNDNATSDETVSAGKKKG
- a CDS encoding Mu-like prophage major head subunit gpT family protein, with the translated sequence MLINVKNVRQIFINLKATFQGAFDQTPSDWKKVAMLVPSTGKENDYSWLSRFPKMREWIGDKVVKSLAAFNYTIRNKDWEATVEVDRNDIEDDQIMGYGLQAKSAGQSAAELPSDIVFALLSGGFVNLCYDGQPFFDTDHLVGGQSVSNKGTKKLSVTSLAAAKASYGAARVAMRSLKDDEGASLKIRPTILVVPPALEDDANYLMTAERLPDNTSNPYKGTAEVLVVPELTSDTAWFLLDTSKPVKPLVYQERKKPVFVEQTDYTADNVFMRKKFIFGAEARANGGYGFWQMAYGSTGVDA
- a CDS encoding phage protease, whose protein sequence is MKKTLIASLTQEINTATPGVIQLFPAGEFRARDGRPTECATWLMTREIAERLIAAADARDTPYVLDYEHQTLRAAKNGQPAPASAFFKKLEWRDGEGLFAVDVEWTATAAAMVEAGEYRFISPVFSYDKTGQVLEILNAALTNTPALDGMEEVLLAAASLMSTHLTTEGNTEMDELLERLRWMLNLPITATQEDIIAELNKLIDQLSEGKGTAAASVSLLDILNQNTQTIATLTAQVATPDPAKFVSVETMNAAVQQAAERASAPNTAALATQEANALITVALSDGRLLPAQQAWAESLASSNPASLKAFIEKAPKIAALTTSQTLGLPPAGLPPRQNETDDDAIDPAICSMFGNDPDEVAKYTK
- a CDS encoding phage virion morphogenesis protein produces the protein MSYAIQYDIGDFERSLGDLIKKLEHREPLMREMAAAMGDAVEENFAQQGRPAWMGWSPAYARKRHGGKILQKSGRLAASITQYSTNDEATVGTNVKYAPIHQEGGEISIAARSQKAYYRQNKDGSLNNRFAKKSRANFEQWNTIGAYKIKMPARPFLHLTEDDVERMENTAEQYLKLIFD
- a CDS encoding phage minor head protein; protein product: MPTADVDLGYAIGLKPEEAIAYFESKGYTTGFNWHDVEARAHATAFTVAGVLKQDVLEDVHQAMRDHISNGGTLRDFERQLTPVLARKGWLADRAKLVADEDGVLEGKQLTPRRLRTIFETNMQAAYGAGRYAEQMANAEFRPIWERVAVMDMRTRPRHAALNGFTARYDDPVWQFMYPPDGYHCRCRIRARTQADADRLGIEVKSWSQDIVTVQQAWGPNDTREVQALRFNGELYTPDAGFGHNPGQGWLSSLGQRLMDKSATTTPRIAAQAIQETLSEPAVLDAVSDDVRRWVDAVSVRENSRGDLKRVGGVPPALLNRLEEHGVSHPVTLSIHEEDVRQSPGPMWSELPSLLRQPAGVWLDDESLVWLLAGQNATRAVRGIPAVDGWRLSLVNGGATVKADDILSDRATQLLEQMP
- a CDS encoding DUF935 domain-containing protein — translated: MVQIVDQFGRPLNKEVLKAPQSSRTFELQRDWPTHPSRGMTLARLPRLLEAAEQGDLSAQADLFEDMVERDGHIFSEMAKRKNALLTLDWSIEPPPNATAEEKELTAMVGSWFADLPEMEDVTLNAAEAIGHGFAAQEIEKWERDGNVWLPTRIKLRPHRWFRTTPAAGDEIRLNTGSVDGEELWPFGWLVHTHNAKSGYIAQSGLYRVLVWPYLFKNYSVRDMAEFLEIYGLPPRIGTYMSGASQDEQDRLMQALVSIGHNASGIIPEGTRIEFKEAAKGQSDPFMAMINWAERTVSKVILGGTLTTQADGKTSTNALGNVHNEVRHDLLTADAKQIEGFYRGVIRMLLAINGYDVSTRRQPRLVFDTRELESIETFATGVSTLVQAGMNSIPVSWVRKKVGIPEPKDNEEVLTPTAPSSPMAPVALSHAPVFRHFTALSTTGEITDPAQDALDNASSPGAAISQAMEKLIAPLVAALQQGQTPDEALDIIAASYPQLDDAHLQQLISQALFVSEVWGRLNADS